The Leishmania braziliensis MHOM/BR/75/M2904 complete genome, chromosome 15 genome has a window encoding:
- a CDS encoding putative flavoprotein monooxygenase — MSAQFALRGWHTTVIERSPPLQRVKDEPMPTAAAASDASTVAVDPSARLPPPLTSLSLQPYRGPLVRPHFGAASQQNSSSSAGNLDENGKAAVASSSSLAESPSLSRYGPFIELQYALLTRRALDALEAAGVRLHALRHLGVKVHGVMDHPGAYNSWITAGLTEYHPFAVSMLSM, encoded by the coding sequence ATGTCAGCCCAATTCGCTCTGCGCGGATGGCACACAACAGTGATCGAGCGCAGCCCACCCTTGCAGCGAGTAAAGGATGAGCCGATGCcgactgcggctgcagcgagcGACGCGTCCACGGTTGCGGTGGACCCCTCCGCTAGGCTTCCTCCGCCGCTCACCTCACTTTCCCTCCAACCCTATCGTGGTCCGCTCGTGCGCCCTCACTTCGGCGCAGCCTCTCAGCAGaacagtagcagcagcgccggcaacCTTGATGAGAACGGCaaggctgctgttgcttcctcctccagccTGGCAGAGTCGCCCTCGCTGTCGCGGTACGGTCCCTTCATCGAGCTGCAGTACGCACTGCTAACACGCCGCGCCCTGGACGCACTAGAGGCGGCAGGAGTGCGACTCCACGCCCTCCGCCACTTGGGCGTCAAGGTACACGGCGTGATGGACCACCCCGGTGCCTACAACAGCTGGATCACTGCCGGCCTCACGGAGTATCACCCGTTTGCAGTCAGCATGCTCTCGATGGA